AGCACAATAGCCATATATTTAATGTGAGTTACAGTGGATTTAATGCGGGCAAGTTAATTGCGTATACCTATTTGTTGGATGTAGAAAATCCTGCTATAGCCAAAAGTGCAAGTAGCGATACCTTTGGTGTGCGTTGGCAGGGGGCTGCAAGTCAAACGTTTTTGTATAACCTGGAATATGCGCAGCAAACAAAGGCAGGTGCAGCAGAGGAATTTGAGGCGGACTATTTCCTGGCGGAGGGAACTTTGAATCTATTGCCATTTGCATTTACGCTTGGCTATGAGCTGCTAGGGTCGGATAAAGGGCTGTATGGATTCTCAACGCCATTGGCGACTATGCATGCTTTTCAAGGTTGGGCTGATAAATTTCTTGCAACACCTGTTGTTGGGTTGGAGGACAAATATATAAATGTTGGTGTAACGGCAGCAGGCGCTCAAATACTGGTGAGTTATCACCAATTTGACTCAGACAAGGGGGCGTTGGATTACGGTAATGAAATTGATTTCAGTGTGAGCAGGAAATTTGGGCCGGTGGTATTGATGGCAAAATACGCAGATTTCTCGATGGGTGAAGTTGCAGCCTTCAAAGATACCAAAAAGTTCTGGCTAATGGCTGACTGGAGTTTTTAGTAAATATTCATCGTTTTAGAAATACAGGGGACCGTAAAAAACGATCCCAACAAAAAGGCCGCATACTGCGGCCTTTTTGTTGTAAACATGTTCAAACAAATAATGTGTTATTTGTTTGGGTAATCACGCTTTGGGCTACCAGTGTATTGCTGGCGTGGACGACCGATTTTGTAAGGGCCGCTCACCATTTCATTCCAGTGCGAGTACCAGCCAACTGCGCGACCCAAAGCAAAAATCACAGTAAACATTTCGGTTGGGATACCGATTGCTTTCATGATGATGCCTGAGTAGAAGTCGACATTGGGGTAGAGTTTTTTGGAAATGAAGTAGGGGTCTTCCAGTGCAATTTGCTCAAGGCGTTTTGCAATCGCTAGCAGTGGGTCGTTTTCCAAGCCGAGTTCGGCAAGGACTTCATCACATGTTTGCTTCATGACTTTGGCGCGTGGGTCAAAGTTCTTGTACACACGGTGACCAAAGCCCATCAGGCGGAAGCCAGAGGTCTTGTCTTTGGCGCGAGCAACACAGGCTTCAATGTTTTCAACTGTACCAATCTCTTCAAGCATTTTAAGTACAGCTTCATTGGCACCACCATGAGCAGGGCCCCAGAGTGTAGAGATGCCGGCGGCAATCGCTGCGAATGGATTGGTGCCTGAAGAGCCTGACAGGCGTACGGTTGATGTTGATGCGTTTTGTTCGTGATCAGCATGAAGTACAAAAATGCGATCCATTGCCTTGGCGATGGTTTTGCTAACGTTCGGTGCCTTGCCTGCAGTGCCAAAAGTCATGTTCAGGTAGTTTTCGGCATAGCTCAGGCTGTCATCAGGAGCAATGAACTCTTCGCCTTTACTGTGTTTGTATACCATGGCCGATAAGGTCGGCATTTGGCCAATCAGGCGGTAGGCGGTCAGTTTGCGGCTCGCCTCATCAGTAATGTCGATTTCGTCGTTATAAACAGCTGCCAAGGCCGCTACAGCGCTGCAAAGAATCGCCATTGGGTGGGATTCGCGTTTGAAGCTCTTGATAATATTGGCGACGGAGGGGTCTACGGCGGAGTGTTTTTTGATTTCAGCTGTGAATTCTTCTTTCTGGGCTGGGGTTGGCAATTCGCCATTCAGTAGAAGGTAGCAGGTTTCAAGGTAATCAGAGGAGACAGCGAGTTGTTCGATTGGGTAGCCGCGGTGGAGAAGTACACCTTCGTCACCATCAATAAATGTAATGCTGGATTCGCATGAGGCGGTGGACATGAAGCCCGGATCGAATGTGAAGAAGCCATTTTTGGTGATGCTGGTGACGTCAATAACGTCTGGTCCGATAGTGCTGGCGTAGATAGGTAACTCGATCGTCTTATCAATACCATCAATCGTGAGATGTGCTTTCTTGTCAGTCATTACTGACTCCTGTGCTTACTGATTTGGACTAAAGGCTTGAGAGAAGCATGTTTCGCTTTACTCAACGAATAAAAACCGTAGGTGGCTTTGCTTTCTACAAATAGCTCTGCTTTTGACAGCTTTATAGGCCGGCTACTTTTTATGGACTAGTCAGCTGCTTATATGAGCTGACGCTGCCGATTGCGAGCGGCATTATAGATGACTTAATTGTTAAGGCGAAAGTTTTTGGTGCGCTTCGGGGGCAAATTTACCTTCTTTTTTGAAAAACGCTGTTGGTGGCGATCCGGGTTTTTGGGCTTTGCGTAAATGCTGATGAAGTGATGTGGGGCGTCGCAGCATAATGATTATTTCTGTGCATTAAAAATGTGCACTTTTAAGGAAATAATTCAGGGAAATCAGCATCTTGTGTAAAAAGCACGTTAAATATTAATCGTACCTACTTTGGTTGCCTTTAAGGTTGGACGTGAGCGGCTTTTTGTTTGTGTTTCCAAGGGCCACTCTCTATAATGCTGCGCGACTTGCAGGGCGCACTGCACTTTTTTGTCTACTGCAGATATAAAAGTGTGGTGCTTACTCTTAAACCTGCCCGCGATGGGCATAAAGGTGATCTAGACCGTGAAAAAGAAAAGACCTGTCAACCTAGATATATCAACAATCAAGCTTCCCATTACTGCATACGTATCCATTCTTCATCGTGTCTCCGGCGTGTTCCTTTTTGCTGGTGTCGCTGTTCTGCTGTGGATGTTGGACTCAAGTCTTCGTTCTCAGGAGGGTTTTAATGCCGTAGCTGCACTTACTTCGCATCCTGTATTTAAAGCCGTGCTATGGGTAGTTCTTGCCGGGTTGGCTTACCACATGGTGTTAGGCGTACGCCATTTAATTATGGATTTCGGTGTGGGTGAGTCACTGAAAGGTGGGCAGACAGGTGCCAAGATTGCCTTGTTTGTCGCTATCGTTTTGATCGTATTGGCAGGGGTGTGGGTATGGTAACTTCAGTAACCAGTTTTGGGCGTAGCGGTCTTTACGATTGGCTAATTCAACGTGTTGGTGGTTCGATAATGGCTGCCTACACAGTATTTCTTACTGTATACCTTGTTACTACTCCTGAGCTCACTTATGAGCAATGGCAATCTCTTTACAGTCAGTTGTGGATGCGTGTGTTCACGCTGGCAACACTTCTTTCTTTTATATCTCATGCGTGGATCGGTTTGTGGGTTGTATTAACCGATTATTTAACCACTCGCCTGTTAGGCTCCAAGGCAACTTTTTTACGTATATTGGCCCAGATAGTCCTGGGTGCTGTTGCATTGACCTATCTCATATGGGGTATTCAAGTAATTTGGGGTGTTAACTAATGGCTAA
The nucleotide sequence above comes from Cellvibrio sp. PSBB023. Encoded proteins:
- the sdhC gene encoding succinate dehydrogenase, cytochrome b556 subunit, encoding MKKKRPVNLDISTIKLPITAYVSILHRVSGVFLFAGVAVLLWMLDSSLRSQEGFNAVAALTSHPVFKAVLWVVLAGLAYHMVLGVRHLIMDFGVGESLKGGQTGAKIALFVAIVLIVLAGVWVW
- a CDS encoding citrate synthase; translation: MTDKKAHLTIDGIDKTIELPIYASTIGPDVIDVTSITKNGFFTFDPGFMSTASCESSITFIDGDEGVLLHRGYPIEQLAVSSDYLETCYLLLNGELPTPAQKEEFTAEIKKHSAVDPSVANIIKSFKRESHPMAILCSAVAALAAVYNDEIDITDEASRKLTAYRLIGQMPTLSAMVYKHSKGEEFIAPDDSLSYAENYLNMTFGTAGKAPNVSKTIAKAMDRIFVLHADHEQNASTSTVRLSGSSGTNPFAAIAAGISTLWGPAHGGANEAVLKMLEEIGTVENIEACVARAKDKTSGFRLMGFGHRVYKNFDPRAKVMKQTCDEVLAELGLENDPLLAIAKRLEQIALEDPYFISKKLYPNVDFYSGIIMKAIGIPTEMFTVIFALGRAVGWYSHWNEMVSGPYKIGRPRQQYTGSPKRDYPNK
- the sdhD gene encoding succinate dehydrogenase, hydrophobic membrane anchor protein, whose translation is MVTSVTSFGRSGLYDWLIQRVGGSIMAAYTVFLTVYLVTTPELTYEQWQSLYSQLWMRVFTLATLLSFISHAWIGLWVVLTDYLTTRLLGSKATFLRILAQIVLGAVALTYLIWGIQVIWGVN